The genome window ACGATTCAGCCTGAATGTTTCGTATGTTTGGGCGAATCCTGGAAATCCTAAACCCTACATACAAATAACTTACGAAAGGATGGCTGACAATGGCGACTCCAAACGGACAAAACGAAGACCGGTACGTAACCGCTGCGCTCAATTCCGAACAATTAAAGAAACTGCAAAAACTTGAGGATGAATTAGACGCCATTCTCATTGCTTACGAGCCGACAGACCATGAGACGCCAAACACCCCGACTCCTGCGGAGTCGGGGTGAAACCAATTCACAGTTTTCAAATTACGGCCGCATGATAAACTTGCAATGCCGCCTCTGCAGCTGCCCCTTGTTTCAAGGAGAATCCTTGGTCAAGCAGGCTGCTCTCCAGAGCCTCCAATACGCGCAGCACATTTTCCCTGCTGGACCCGTACCCCATAAGTCCGATTCGCCAGGCTTTTCCTTTGAACGGACCGAGCCCTCCGCCGATCTCAATTTGATGCCGGTTCAGCAGGCTTTGGCGGATCGCCATATCCTCAATTCCATCGGGTACATACACCGTCGTCAGCATCGGCAGCCGATGCTTCTCTTCCACCACCAGCTTCAGCTTCATAGCCTGCAAACCGGTTTGCAGCGCTTTGCCGTGCAGAGCATGGCGTTGAAACGAATTGTCCAAGCCTTCCTCGAGCAGAATGCGCAGCGCTTCGTGGAGTGCATAATTCATCGTGATCGGTGCCGTATGATGGTAGAAACGGTCTTCTCCCCAGTAATTGCGGATCATCGTGAGATCCAAGTACCAGCTTTGCACTTTGTGTTTGCGTTGATCGATTTTATTTAACGCCCGCTGGCCAAACGTTACCGGAGCCAAGCCCGGAGGCGCGCTTAAGCATTTTTGAGTCCCGCTGTAGGCCGCGTCAATACCGATCTGATCAACAGCAACACGCACCCCTCCAAAGGAAGTGACGGTATCGACCACAAACAGCTTGTCATGCCGATGCACCAGGTCGGCGATTTCCTGCAAGGGCTGCCATGCTCCGGTCGATGTTTCCGCGTGAACCAACGCGACCATGCTTGCATCGGGATGCTTCTTCAAGGCTTCTTCAATCTGTTCCGGAGCAAACACGTCTCCCCAAGTCTGCTGCAGGCTGATCACCTCGGCACCCGCACGTTCGGCCACATCCGCCATTCTTCCGCCGAACACTCCGTTCACGCAAATGATGACTTTGTCGCCCGGTTCG of Ferviditalea candida contains these proteins:
- a CDS encoding pyridoxal-phosphate-dependent aminotransferase family protein, whose translation is MSNPFKPSQRLLLGPGPSEVYPTVLEQMSKPLLGHLDPEFLKLMDELKLMLQQVFETGNPLTLAMPGTGSAGMETVFVNLIEPGDKVIICVNGVFGGRMADVAERAGAEVISLQQTWGDVFAPEQIEEALKKHPDASMVALVHAETSTGAWQPLQEIADLVHRHDKLFVVDTVTSFGGVRVAVDQIGIDAAYSGTQKCLSAPPGLAPVTFGQRALNKIDQRKHKVQSWYLDLTMIRNYWGEDRFYHHTAPITMNYALHEALRILLEEGLDNSFQRHALHGKALQTGLQAMKLKLVVEEKHRLPMLTTVYVPDGIEDMAIRQSLLNRHQIEIGGGLGPFKGKAWRIGLMGYGSSRENVLRVLEALESSLLDQGFSLKQGAAAEAALQVYHAAVI